One segment of Solanum stenotomum isolate F172 chromosome 1, ASM1918654v1, whole genome shotgun sequence DNA contains the following:
- the LOC125864326 gene encoding uncharacterized protein LOC125864326, whose protein sequence is MDLFYKAKAVRLRSYHEKYLTAEEDEETVIQDRDGASKNAIWTVEFINNAEQVNTIRLKSCYNKYLTASNQRFLLGMTGRKVLQTLPQRLDSSVEWEPIREGNQVKLRTRKGQFLRANDSIPPWRNSVTHNIPHRTSTQDWVLWDVDVVEILVHSPVPKEPPPLVYHDQEEETNWGSESTSPSSTLYSASAQSFSRQESGEFMASSLMKFGDGRLIYYHIANEYGEINDGVEGVCIPFKGNSVEELTKTLEEETGLEDITVCTKSSLNGKLYPLRLQLPPNNANMDVVVVPSGLM, encoded by the exons ATGGATCTTTTTTACAAGGCAAAAGCAGTAAGGCTAAGAAGTTATCATGAAAAATACTTAACAGcagaggaagatgaagaaacaGTGATTCAAGATCGTGATGGAGCTTCAAAGAATGCAATTTGGACTGTTGAATTCATCAATAATGCTGAACAAGTCAACACCATTAGACTCAAAAGTTGTTATAACAAGTATCTTACTGCTTCAAATCAACGATTTTTATTAG GTATGACAGGTAGAAAAGTTCTACAAACTCTGCCACAAAGGCTTGATTCTTCTGTTGAATGGGAACCTATTAGAGAAGGGAACCAAGTGAAGCTTAGGACAAGAAAAGGTCAATTTTTGAGGGCTAATGATAGTATTCCACCATGGAGGAATTCAGTAACACATAATATCCCACATAGAACTTCAACACAAGATTGGGTTTTGTGggatgttgatgttgttgaaatCTTGGTTCATTCACCTGTTCCTAAAGAACCTCCACCTTTGGTTTATCATGATCAAGAAGAAGAGACTAATTGGGGTTCTGAATCTACTTCACCTTCATCTACTCTTTACTCTGCATCAGCACAAAGCTTTTCTAGACAAGAG tCAGGTGAGTTTATGGCTAGTTCGTTAATGAAGTTTGGAGACGGGAGGCTGATTTATTATCACATTGCTAATGAATATGGAGAAATCAATGATGGAGTAGAAGGTGTTTGCATTCCTTTTAAGGGAAATAGTGTTGAGGAGCTGACGAAAACATTGGAAGAAGAAACTGGGCTCGAGGACATTACTGTGTGTACAAAGAGTTCTTTGAATGGTAAACTTTACCCTCTTCGTTTGCAGCTTCCTCCCAACAATGCAAATATGGATGTCGTTGTTGTGCCATCCGGCCTCATGTAA